A genomic stretch from Halichoerus grypus chromosome 5, mHalGry1.hap1.1, whole genome shotgun sequence includes:
- the LOC118533296 gene encoding dnaJ homolog subfamily A member 1-like, translating to MMKETTYYDALGVKPNATQEELKKAYRKLALKYHPDKNPNEGEKFKQISQAYAVLSDAKKRELYDRGGEHPIKEGGAGGRVGSPIDIFGKFFGGGGRIQRERRGQIVKHGDIKCVLNEGLPIYRRPYEKCRLIIKSKVSFPENGFLSPHKLSLLDKLLPERKEVEETDEMDQGELVDFDPNQERRCHHNGDAYEDDEHHHRGGVHCHTS from the exons atgatgaaagaaaccaCTTACTATGATGCTTTGGGGGTCAAACCCAATGCCACCCAAGAAGAACTGAAAAAGGCTTACAGGAAACTGGCCTTGAAGTACCACCCTGATAAGAATCCAAATGAAGGAGAGAAGTTTAAACAGATTTCTCAAGCTTATGCAGTGCTCTCTGATGCAAAGAAAAGGGAATTATATGACAGAGGAGGGGAACACCCAATTAAAGAAGGTGGAGCTGGTGGTAGAGTTGGCTCCCCCATAGACATCTTTGGTAAGTtttttggaggaggaggaaggatacagagagaaaggagag GTCAGATTGTCAAGCATGGAGATATCAAGTGTGTGCTAAATGAAGGCTTGCCAATTTATCGTAGACCATATGAGAAGTGTCGTCTAATCATTAAATCTAAGGTAAGCTTTCCTGAGAAtggctttctctctcctcatAAACTCTCTTTGCTGGATAAACTCCTACCTGAGAGGAAGGAAGTAGAAGAGACTGATGAAATGGACCAAGGCGAACTGGTGGACTTTGATCCAAATCAGGAAAGACGGTGCCATCACAATGGGGATGCATATGAGGATGATGAACATCATCACAGGGGTGGTGTTCACTGTCACACCTCTTAA